In Mycoavidus cysteinexigens, a genomic segment contains:
- a CDS encoding tetratricopeptide repeat protein, with the protein MNNIQSIGASAPTQTVTLPQLSLLEQGQCALRRAEEQRQKNPEDALNSFNEAQKSFSDALFQNKALSYDERRDIEVGLVRAYFGSGDILRNCGRIEEARASYEKARPYCPNEEIKQKLSSLSFSSQAAHEEREEIVMQLAGGLAGGAVEGLGHIYNVHYNPTALDRQLLAESQRHHSQNLAAAFSALSQLPAVKGRKTVFQSAGGVVGHAIAGENHKVTVTYGLSSTSAVASAPAIPGDIKQQSKELPQPPEEEMER; encoded by the coding sequence ATGAACAACATACAAAGCATAGGCGCTTCAGCCCCAACCCAAACTGTCACTTTACCGCAATTGAGCCTTTTAGAACAAGGCCAATGTGCTTTAAGGCGTGCTGAGGAGCAGCGCCAGAAAAATCCAGAAGACGCGCTCAATTCATTTAACGAAGCACAAAAAAGCTTTAGCGATGCGCTCTTTCAGAACAAAGCACTCTCTTATGATGAAAGACGAGATATTGAAGTGGGTCTTGTGCGAGCTTACTTTGGAAGCGGAGATATTTTACGCAATTGTGGCAGGATCGAAGAGGCGCGCGCCAGTTATGAGAAAGCTCGGCCGTATTGCCCGAATGAGGAGATAAAGCAGAAATTATCTTCCTTATCATTTTCCTCGCAAGCAGCGCATGAGGAAAGAGAGGAAATTGTAATGCAACTCGCAGGTGGTTTGGCTGGCGGTGCAGTAGAGGGCTTGGGTCATATCTACAACGTGCACTACAATCCAACGGCCTTGGATCGGCAGTTATTAGCGGAAAGCCAAAGGCACCACTCTCAGAATTTGGCGGCTGCGTTTTCTGCGCTCTCCCAGTTGCCGGCTGTAAAAGGGAGAAAAACAGTGTTTCAATCTGCAGGTGGCGTGGTTGGCCACGCAATAGCCGGCGAGAATCATAAGGTGACCGTGACATATGGTTTGAGCAGTACTTCTGCAGTGGCCTCTGCCCCGGCAATCCCAGGCGATATAAAGCAACAATCTAAAGAGTTACCGCAGCCACCTGAGGAGGAAATGGAAAGATAA